Proteins from a single region of Apium graveolens cultivar Ventura chromosome 7, ASM990537v1, whole genome shotgun sequence:
- the LOC141670538 gene encoding mitochondrial acidic protein mam33 — protein sequence MLRRAASKAIQQRWSMLASRPLSTSKSTANVSTAVNSMILRSLKEHYLEVSKMTPPPKVSPPSPFTVVKGSLENYGPVLTRTHGNEEINITVMRLTNIIPAAEDDEEDGMNQLFLHVDVSKPGQSESLLFLCGLYPDAVGIHSVSMRAKSEVSGFVMAPTKYNGPTFQDLDDKMKDAIHGYLEERGITESLFPFLQAWLYVKDHRKLMEWFKSIGTFITEKKEA from the exons ATGTTGAGAAGAGCAGCTAGCAAAGCTATACAACAGCGATGGAGCATGTTAGCATCACGTCCCTTGTCGACGTCAAAGTCAACGGCGAATGTCTCAACGGCGGTCAACTCAATGATTCTCCGTTCACTCAAAGAACACTATCTTGAAGTCTCCAAAATGACTCCTCCCCCT AAAGTGAGCCCTCCATCACCCTTCACGGTTGTGAAAGGGTCTCTTGAAAATTATGGTCCTGTTTTGACAAGGACTCATGGGAATGAGGAAATCAATATAACTGTGATGCGGTTGACCAACATTATTCCTGCTGCCGAGGATGATGAAGAGGATGGAATGAACCAGTTATTTCTTCATGTTGATGTGTCTAAGCCAGGGCAGAGCGAGTCTTTACTTTTCCTTTGTGGACTATATCCAGACGCGGTAGGAATTCACTCAGTTTCGATGAGGGCCAAGAGCGAAGTTTCAGGTTTTGTCATGGCCCCAACCAAATATAATGGGCCCACCTTCCAGGATCTTGATGACAAGATGAAGGATGCAATTCATGGTTACCTTGAAGAGCGAGGCATAACTGAAAGCCTCTTTCCATTCCTTCAAGCTTGGCTTTATGTGAAGGATCACCGGAAACTAATGGAATGGTTCAAATCAATAGGCACTTTCATTACTGAAAAGAAGGAAGCTTAG
- the LOC141671368 gene encoding retinoblastoma-related protein-like produces the protein MENSKALAPDGGSNSDIEARFTDFCKDGLSMDESTTIEAMKLFNESKHLLQPGVTIAVGSGTPEEAERYWFAFVLYSLKRLTQRDLNDSNRETDAKGFNLCQMLRAAKLNLVDFFKEIPQFIVKVGPVLCNLYGTDWEKRLEAKELQANFVHMSILSKYYKRAYQELFLAKDANIDKQSAVGVGSDYHRFGWLLFLALRAHAFSRFKDLVTCTNGLVSILAILIIHVPAHLRKFTIDDSSRFIKKGDKGVDIIASLCKMYETSEDELRKTMEKTNKLIESILKKKPCLASECEVENLNNISTDGLIYFDGLMEETTLSTNLSILEKDYEDAILNTSDLDERVFMDAEDSVLGSSSSSGGATNISGTKRKFDSIASPTKTITSPLSPFRSPAKSVMSGNPGMSSSRMAATPVSTAMTTAKWLRDIVCPLPSKPSAELESFLSKCDRDVTNEVVRRARIILEAIFPSSGPSDRRVTGSLQSTNLMDNIWAEQRRLETVKLYYRVLQAMCTAEAQILNANNLTSLLTNERFHRCMLACSAELVLATHKTVTMLFPVVLERTGITAFDLSKVIESFVRHEESLPRELRRHLNSLEERLLESMVWERGSSMYNSLTVARPALSAEICRLGLLAEPMPSLDAIALHVNMSSGILSPVTSLHKQESSPGQNGDIRSPKRLCTEPRSVLVERNSFTSPVKDRLLATNNLKSKLMPPALQSAFSSPTRANPGGGGETCAETAINVVFGKIVKLAAVRINSMTERLQLPPQIKENVYCLFQKILMQQTALFFNRHIDQIILSCLYGVAKISQLNLTFKEIIYNYRKQPQCKPQVFRSVFVDWSAARRNGKTGKDHVDIITFYNELFIPSVKPLLVELAPAGIVKKSSQIPEAVNNNDKGQCPGSPKVSKFPSLPDMSPKKVSAVHNVYVSPLRSSKMDALNSHSSKSYYACVGESTRAYQSPSKDLTAINNHLNGPKKFRGMLNFDDVGMVSDSLVANSIYLQNGSSASSSGTPLKSEQPDA, from the exons ATGGAGAATTCGAAGGCTTTAGCTCCGGATGGTGGTTCGAATTCGGATATCGAAGCTCGATTTACTGATTTTTGCAAG GATGGATTATCGATGGATGAGAGTACGACGATTGAAGCAATGAAGCTGTTCAATGAAAGCAAGCATCTTTTGCAGCCTGGTGTAACCATAGCTGTTGGAAGTGGAACG CCGGAAGAAGCAGAACGTTACTGGTTTGCGTTTGTTTTGTACTCATTAAAAAGATTGACCCAGCGTGATTTAAATGATTCTAATCGAGAGACGGATGCTAAAGGGTTTAACTTATGTCAGATGTTAAGGGCGGCTAAGTTGaa TCTGGTGGATTTTTTCAAAGAAATTCCACAGTTTATTGTTAAGGTGGGTCCAGTCTTATGTAATCTTTACGGCACAGATTGGGAGAAGAGACTTGAG GCAAAGGAGCTCCAAGCCAATTTTGTGCACATGAGCATTTTAAGCAA GTACTATAAACGTGCGTACCAGGAACTCTTTTTGGCAAAGGATGCAAATATTGATAAGCAATCAGCTGTTGGCGTTGGGTCAGACTATCATCGTTTTGGTTGGTTGCTATTTCTAGCTCTTCGTGCACATGCATTCAGCCGGTTCAAGGATTTGGTGACTTGCACAAATGGTCTAGTTTCCATATTG GCCATTTTAATTATTCATGTCCCTGCTCATTTGAGAAAGTTTACCATTGATGACTCTTCACGCTTTA TAAAGAAAGGTGACAAAGGTGTGGATATAATTGCATCACTCTGCAAGATGTATGAGACTTCAGAAGACGAACTGAGGAAAACAATGGAGAAAACCAATAAATTAATAGAAAGCATATTGAAGAAAAAACCTTGCTTGGCCTCGGAATGTGAAGTTGAAAATCTCAACAATATCAGCACAG ACGGTTTAATTTACTTCGACGGTTTAATGGAAGAAACAACTTTATCCACTAATTTAAGTATTTTAGAAAAGGACTATGAAGATGCTATTCTTAATACAAGTGATTTAGATGAAAGAGTGTTTATGGATGCGGAGGATAGTGTGCTTGGCTCAAGTAGCTCATCTGGAGGTGCCACAAATATAAGTGGTACAAAG AGGAAATTTGACTCAATAGCATCCCCTACAAAGACAATAACAAGTCCACTTTCTCCATTTCGCTCTCCTGCAAAATCTGTTATGAGTGGAAACCCTGGCATGAGCTCCTCAAGGATGGCAGCTACCCCTGTGAGCACAGCAATGACAACAGCGAAGTGGCTTCGGGATATTGTATGTCCGcttccatcaaagccttcagcAGAGTTGGAATCATTCTTGTCAAAATGTGATAGGGATGTAACTAATGAGGTTGTTCGCAGAGCTCGTATAATATTAGAAGCTATATTTCCAAGTAGTGGTCCAAGTGACCGTAGAGTTACTGGAAGCTTGCAGAGTACAAACCTTATGGACAACATATGGGCAGAACAACGTAGACTAGAAACTGTTAAGCTCTATTATAGGGTTTTGCAAGCCATGTGTACAGCAGAGGCCCAGATTTTAAATGCAAACAATTTGACCTCTTTGCTTACTAATGAGAGGTTTCATAGGTGTATGCTAGCCTGTTCTGCTGAGCTTGTTCTCGCCACTCACAAGACAGTAACAATGTTGTTTCCAGTAGTGTTAGAAAGGACTGGCATTACAGCCTTCGATCTTAGTAAGGTTATAGAAAGTTTTGTTAGACATGAGGAATCTCTTCCAAGAGAACTGAGAAGGCATCTGAATTCACTGGAAGAACGGCTTTTGGAGAGCATGGTATGGGAAAGGGGCTCTTCTATGTACAATTCTTTGACAGTAGCAAGGCCTGCCCTCTCTGCAGAAATTTGTCGTCTTGGATTATTGGCAGAGCCCATGCCATCTTTAGATGCAATTGCTCTTCATGTCAATATGTCAAGCGGAATTTTATCTCCTGTCACATCTTTGCATAAGCAGGAGTCATCCCCAG GTCAGAATGGTGATATTCGGTCTCCGAAGAGGCTTTGCACTGAACCTCGAAGTGTATTAGTAGAGCGTAATTCTTTCACATCACCAGTGAAGGATCGCCTTCTGGCTACCAACAACCTCAAATCGAAATTAATGCCTCCAGCTTTGCAGTCTGCATTTTCGAG TCCGACGAGGGCAAATCCAGGGGGCGGAGGGGAAACATGCGCTGAAACTGCAATAAATGTAGTTTTTGGCAAG ATTGTAAAGTTAGCAGCTGTTCGAATCAATAGTATGACTGAAAGGCTCCAGCTACCGCCACAAATAAAAGAGAACGTGTACTGTCTTTTCCAGAAGATCCTTATGCAGCAGACTGCTCTATTTTTTAACCGCCATATAGATCAAATCATCCTAAGTTGTCTGTATGGAGTTGCAAAG ATCTCCCAATTGAATTTAACATTCAAAGAAATCATTTACAACTACAGAAAGCAGCCACAGTGCAAACCTCAGGTTTTCCGAAGCGTGTTTGTGGATTGGTCAGCAGCTCGGCGGAATGGG AAAACAGGGAAGGATCATGTTGATATTATCACATTTTACAATGAATTATTTATCCCTTCGGTAAAGCCTCTATTGGTGGAACTTGCCCCTGCTGGAATTGTTAAGAAGAGTAGCCAGATACCAGAAGCTGTGAATAACAATGACAAAG GTCAATGCCCTGGATCACCCAAAGTATCGAAGTTTCCTAGTCTCCCAGATATGTCCCCCAAGAAAGTATCTGCGGTGCACAATGTTTATGTCTCTCCACTGCGATCTTCAAAG ATGGATGCTCTGAATTCACATAGCTCCAAGAGTTACTACGCTTGTGTTGGGGAGAGTACTCGTGCATACCAAAGTCCTTCAAAGGATCTTACTGCCATCAATAACCACTTGAATGG TCCCAAGAAGTTTAGAGGCATGCTCAACTTTGACGACGTTGGAATGGTCAGTGACTCCTTGGTGGCCAACAGCATCTACCTGCAAAATGGTAGTTCTGCATCCTCATCTGGGACACCCTTGAAATCCGAGCAACCCGATGCATAA